A DNA window from Paralichthys olivaceus isolate ysfri-2021 chromosome 11, ASM2471397v2, whole genome shotgun sequence contains the following coding sequences:
- the lrch3 gene encoding DISP complex protein LRCH3 isoform X3 gives MAASVLLGSADNTGLSFTVGGGAGNVLVGNNNGLGTVGPAPWNRSLDRALDEASATGCLNLSGRKLKEFPRSAANHDLTDTTRADLSRNRLSELPLDVCLFVSLESLNLYQNCLRSLPDSLLNLQALTFLNLSRNQLSVLPVVICSLPLKVLIACNNKLVSLPEEVGQLRHLTELDVSCNEIQMLPSQMGQLEALRDLNIRRNHLVRLPPELAELPLVRLDFSCNKVTSIPVCYRRLTHLQTIVLDNNPLQTPPAQICIKGKVHIFKYLNLEASKTTPDLPDYDRRPLTFSSCVDELYPGRPYGALDSGFNSVDSGDKRWSGNEPTEELSEFPQRVAETGRDPRTRGGALLPNGTYAELEQIDFIDSCVGEEEEEGRSRGGGGGDTSSLSSQFMAYIERRITREGSPVKSNSSRTEDTRRLNRSVVDGVTAPSTTQTQRGGVERIRREAQLAALRYDEERQKNRSVASHTKYKAAQSPTKSSPDSETVYPSRRCTHTDDSALFMGEDRATLSPTANQSPSYPSSGGGTSCRTASLRPESFLFRLGLKEERRKGDDAAAAPPPQNQEEASAAPPLVGEDAELVDQLRKNIEARLKVSLPSDLGAALTDGVVLCHLANHVRPRSVPSIHVPSPAVPKLTMAKCRRNVENFLEACRRIGVPQSQLCLPLHILEDQGLPQVAGTVSALLDLAPPRHTITMATTTTS, from the exons ATGGCGGCCTCGGTGTTGTTGGGGTCTGCGGACAACACCGGACTCAGCTTCACGGTGGGAGGCGGCGCCGGTAATGTTTTGGTTGGGAACAACAACGGACTGGGGACGGTGGGGCCGGCGCCCTGGAACCGATCACTGGACCGGGCACTGGACGAAGCCTCGGCCACCGGGTGTCTGAACCTCAGCGGCAGGAAGCTGAAGGAGTTCCCCCGGAGCGCCGCTAACCACGACCTGACGGACACCACCAGGGCCG ATCTGTCTCGTAACCGTCTGTCGGAGCTTCCTCTGGacgtttgtctctttgtgtctctggagAGTTTGAACCTTTATCAGAACTGTCTGAGGTCTCTGCCCGACAGTCTGCTCAACCTGCAGGCCCTGACCTTCCTGAAcctcag tcgtAACCAGCTGTCTGTCCTCCCTGTGGTCATCTGCAGTCTTCCTCTGAAGGTTTTGATCGCCTGCAACAACAAACTGGTTTCACTGCCAGAAGAAGTTGGGCAACTGAGACATCTCACTGAGCTG GATGTGAGCTGTAACGAGATCCAGATGTTACCGTCTCAGATGGGTCAGCTGGAGGCGCTACGAGACCTGAACATCAGGAGGAACCACCTGGTCAGACTGCcgccag agtTGGCGGAGCTCCCTCTGGTGCGTCTGGATTTCTCTTGTAACAAAGTGACGTCCATCCCTGTCTGTTACCGACGACTCACACATCTGCAGACCATCGTCCTCGACAACAACCCACTGCAGACGCCTCCTGCACAG ATCTGTATTAAAGGTAAGGTCCACATATTTAAGTACCTGAACCTGGAGGCCAGTAAGACGACCCCTGATCTCCCAGACTACGACAggcgacctctgaccttcagcTCCTG tgtggatGAGCTGTACCCAGGACGTCCATACGGAGCACTTGACTCAGGATTCAACAGCGTCGACAGTGGAGACAAACGGTGGTCGGGGAACGAG CCCACAGAGGAACTGTCGGAGTTTCCACAGAGAGTGGCCGAGACCGGCCGAGACCCGCGAACGAGAGGAGGAGCACTGCTGCCTAATGGAACAT ATGCGGAGCTGGAGCAGATCGACTTCATCGACAGCtgtgtgggggaggaggaggaggaggggcggAGTCGAGGCGGAGGTGGCGGGGACACCTCCAGTCTGAGCTCTCAATTCATGGCGTACATCGAGAGACGCATCACCAGAGAG GGTTCTCCAGTCAAATCCAATTCGTCCAGGACGGAGGACACGAGAAGACtcaacag gagtGTGGTCGATGGTGTCACTGCACCCTCTACCACTCAAACTCAG agaggaggggtggagCGAATAAGGAGGGAGGCTCAGCTCGCCGCTCTGAGGTACGAcgaggagagacagaagaacCGCTCTGTCGCAAGTCACACCAAG tatAAAGCAGCTCAGAGTCCAACAAAGTCCAGTCCAGACAGTGAg accgTTTACCCCTCCAGACGCTGCACCCACACAGATGACTCCGCCCTTTTCATG GGTGAAGACAGAGCAACTCTGTCTCCTACAG CCAATCAATCACCTTCTTACCCCAGCTCAGGGGGCGGGACTTCCTGTCGAACAGCCAGTCTAAGGCCAGAGAGCTTCCTGTTTCGCCTCGGTCTgaaagaagaaaggaggaaag gggatgatgctgctgctgctcctcctcctcagaacCAGGAGGAGGCTTCTGCTGCTCCGCCTCTGGTTGGAGAAGATGCTGAGCTGGTGGATCAGCTCAGAAAG AACATCGAGGCTCGTCTCAAAGTGTCGTTGCCAAGCGACCTGGGAGCAGCTCTGACTGATGGCGTGGTGCTGTGTCACCTGGCTAATCATGTGAGACCGCGGTCCGTCCCCAGCATCCACGTCCCCTCCCCTGCTGTG CCTAAACTCACCATGGCCAAATGTCGACGAAACGTAGAAAACTTCTTGGAGGCATGTCGCAGGATCGGAGTcccacag AGTCAGTTGTGTCTTCCTCTTCACATTCTGGAAGATCAAGGGCTCCCCCAAGTGGCCGGGACCGTCAGTGCTCTGCTCGACCTCGCCCCTCCCCGACACaccatcaccatggcaaccacaacAACATCATGA
- the lrch3 gene encoding DISP complex protein LRCH3 isoform X4: MAASVLLGSADNTGLSFTVGGGAGNVLVGNNNGLGTVGPAPWNRSLDRALDEASATGCLNLSGRKLKEFPRSAANHDLTDTTRADLSRNRLSELPLDVCLFVSLESLNLYQNCLRSLPDSLLNLQALTFLNLSRNQLSVLPVVICSLPLKVLIACNNKLVSLPEEVGQLRHLTELDVSCNEIQMLPSQMGQLEALRDLNIRRNHLVRLPPELAELPLVRLDFSCNKVTSIPVCYRRLTHLQTIVLDNNPLQTPPAQICIKGKVHIFKYLNLEASKTTPDLPDYDRRPLTFSSCVDELYPGRPYGALDSGFNSVDSGDKRWSGNEPTEELSEFPQRVAETGRDPRTRGGALLPNGTYAELEQIDFIDSCVGEEEEEGRSRGGGGGDTSSLSSQFMAYIERRITREGSPVKSNSSRTEDTRRLNRSVVDGVTAPSTTQTQRGGVERIRREAQLAALRYDEERQKNRSVASHTKYKAAQSPTKSSPDSEGEDRATLSPTANQSPSYPSSGGGTSCRTASLRPESFLFRLGLKEERRKGDDAAAAPPPQNQEEASAAPPLVGEDAELVDQLRKNIEARLKVSLPSDLGAALTDGVVLCHLANHVRPRSVPSIHVPSPAVPKLTMAKCRRNVENFLEACRRIGVPQSQLCLPLHILEDQGLPQVAGTVSALLDLAPPRHTITMATTTTS; this comes from the exons ATGGCGGCCTCGGTGTTGTTGGGGTCTGCGGACAACACCGGACTCAGCTTCACGGTGGGAGGCGGCGCCGGTAATGTTTTGGTTGGGAACAACAACGGACTGGGGACGGTGGGGCCGGCGCCCTGGAACCGATCACTGGACCGGGCACTGGACGAAGCCTCGGCCACCGGGTGTCTGAACCTCAGCGGCAGGAAGCTGAAGGAGTTCCCCCGGAGCGCCGCTAACCACGACCTGACGGACACCACCAGGGCCG ATCTGTCTCGTAACCGTCTGTCGGAGCTTCCTCTGGacgtttgtctctttgtgtctctggagAGTTTGAACCTTTATCAGAACTGTCTGAGGTCTCTGCCCGACAGTCTGCTCAACCTGCAGGCCCTGACCTTCCTGAAcctcag tcgtAACCAGCTGTCTGTCCTCCCTGTGGTCATCTGCAGTCTTCCTCTGAAGGTTTTGATCGCCTGCAACAACAAACTGGTTTCACTGCCAGAAGAAGTTGGGCAACTGAGACATCTCACTGAGCTG GATGTGAGCTGTAACGAGATCCAGATGTTACCGTCTCAGATGGGTCAGCTGGAGGCGCTACGAGACCTGAACATCAGGAGGAACCACCTGGTCAGACTGCcgccag agtTGGCGGAGCTCCCTCTGGTGCGTCTGGATTTCTCTTGTAACAAAGTGACGTCCATCCCTGTCTGTTACCGACGACTCACACATCTGCAGACCATCGTCCTCGACAACAACCCACTGCAGACGCCTCCTGCACAG ATCTGTATTAAAGGTAAGGTCCACATATTTAAGTACCTGAACCTGGAGGCCAGTAAGACGACCCCTGATCTCCCAGACTACGACAggcgacctctgaccttcagcTCCTG tgtggatGAGCTGTACCCAGGACGTCCATACGGAGCACTTGACTCAGGATTCAACAGCGTCGACAGTGGAGACAAACGGTGGTCGGGGAACGAG CCCACAGAGGAACTGTCGGAGTTTCCACAGAGAGTGGCCGAGACCGGCCGAGACCCGCGAACGAGAGGAGGAGCACTGCTGCCTAATGGAACAT ATGCGGAGCTGGAGCAGATCGACTTCATCGACAGCtgtgtgggggaggaggaggaggaggggcggAGTCGAGGCGGAGGTGGCGGGGACACCTCCAGTCTGAGCTCTCAATTCATGGCGTACATCGAGAGACGCATCACCAGAGAG GGTTCTCCAGTCAAATCCAATTCGTCCAGGACGGAGGACACGAGAAGACtcaacag gagtGTGGTCGATGGTGTCACTGCACCCTCTACCACTCAAACTCAG agaggaggggtggagCGAATAAGGAGGGAGGCTCAGCTCGCCGCTCTGAGGTACGAcgaggagagacagaagaacCGCTCTGTCGCAAGTCACACCAAG tatAAAGCAGCTCAGAGTCCAACAAAGTCCAGTCCAGACAGTGAg GGTGAAGACAGAGCAACTCTGTCTCCTACAG CCAATCAATCACCTTCTTACCCCAGCTCAGGGGGCGGGACTTCCTGTCGAACAGCCAGTCTAAGGCCAGAGAGCTTCCTGTTTCGCCTCGGTCTgaaagaagaaaggaggaaag gggatgatgctgctgctgctcctcctcctcagaacCAGGAGGAGGCTTCTGCTGCTCCGCCTCTGGTTGGAGAAGATGCTGAGCTGGTGGATCAGCTCAGAAAG AACATCGAGGCTCGTCTCAAAGTGTCGTTGCCAAGCGACCTGGGAGCAGCTCTGACTGATGGCGTGGTGCTGTGTCACCTGGCTAATCATGTGAGACCGCGGTCCGTCCCCAGCATCCACGTCCCCTCCCCTGCTGTG CCTAAACTCACCATGGCCAAATGTCGACGAAACGTAGAAAACTTCTTGGAGGCATGTCGCAGGATCGGAGTcccacag AGTCAGTTGTGTCTTCCTCTTCACATTCTGGAAGATCAAGGGCTCCCCCAAGTGGCCGGGACCGTCAGTGCTCTGCTCGACCTCGCCCCTCCCCGACACaccatcaccatggcaaccacaacAACATCATGA
- the lrch3 gene encoding DISP complex protein LRCH3 isoform X2 translates to MAASVLLGSADNTGLSFTVGGGAGNVLVGNNNGLGTVGPAPWNRSLDRALDEASATGCLNLSGRKLKEFPRSAANHDLTDTTRADLSRNRLSELPLDVCLFVSLESLNLYQNCLRSLPDSLLNLQALTFLNLSRNQLSVLPVVICSLPLKVLIACNNKLVSLPEEVGQLRHLTELDVSCNEIQMLPSQMGQLEALRDLNIRRNHLVRLPPELAELPLVRLDFSCNKVTSIPVCYRRLTHLQTIVLDNNPLQTPPAQICIKGKVHIFKYLNLEASKTTPDLPDYDRRPLTFSSCVDELYPGRPYGALDSGFNSVDSGDKRWSGNEPTEELSEFPQRVAETGRDPRTRGGALLPNGTYAELEQIDFIDSCVGEEEEEGRSRGGGGGDTSSLSSQFMAYIERRITREGSPVKSNSSRTEDTRRLNRSVVDGVTAPSTTQTQRGGVERIRREAQLAALRYDEERQKNRSVASHTKYKAAQSPTKSSPDSEGEDRATLSPTANQSPSYPSSGGGTSCRTASLRPESFLFRLGLKEERRKGDDAAAAPPPQNQEEASAAPPLVGEDAELVDQLRKNIEARLKVSLPSDLGAALTDGVVLCHLANHVRPRSVPSIHVPSPAVPKLTMAKCRRNVENFLEACRRIGVPQDSLCSVGEVLEGKGGGVYGTVGMLLSVAHPPTSPSPRVQLAGFALFYLSIMLVLCVIYVHLTPNV, encoded by the exons ATGGCGGCCTCGGTGTTGTTGGGGTCTGCGGACAACACCGGACTCAGCTTCACGGTGGGAGGCGGCGCCGGTAATGTTTTGGTTGGGAACAACAACGGACTGGGGACGGTGGGGCCGGCGCCCTGGAACCGATCACTGGACCGGGCACTGGACGAAGCCTCGGCCACCGGGTGTCTGAACCTCAGCGGCAGGAAGCTGAAGGAGTTCCCCCGGAGCGCCGCTAACCACGACCTGACGGACACCACCAGGGCCG ATCTGTCTCGTAACCGTCTGTCGGAGCTTCCTCTGGacgtttgtctctttgtgtctctggagAGTTTGAACCTTTATCAGAACTGTCTGAGGTCTCTGCCCGACAGTCTGCTCAACCTGCAGGCCCTGACCTTCCTGAAcctcag tcgtAACCAGCTGTCTGTCCTCCCTGTGGTCATCTGCAGTCTTCCTCTGAAGGTTTTGATCGCCTGCAACAACAAACTGGTTTCACTGCCAGAAGAAGTTGGGCAACTGAGACATCTCACTGAGCTG GATGTGAGCTGTAACGAGATCCAGATGTTACCGTCTCAGATGGGTCAGCTGGAGGCGCTACGAGACCTGAACATCAGGAGGAACCACCTGGTCAGACTGCcgccag agtTGGCGGAGCTCCCTCTGGTGCGTCTGGATTTCTCTTGTAACAAAGTGACGTCCATCCCTGTCTGTTACCGACGACTCACACATCTGCAGACCATCGTCCTCGACAACAACCCACTGCAGACGCCTCCTGCACAG ATCTGTATTAAAGGTAAGGTCCACATATTTAAGTACCTGAACCTGGAGGCCAGTAAGACGACCCCTGATCTCCCAGACTACGACAggcgacctctgaccttcagcTCCTG tgtggatGAGCTGTACCCAGGACGTCCATACGGAGCACTTGACTCAGGATTCAACAGCGTCGACAGTGGAGACAAACGGTGGTCGGGGAACGAG CCCACAGAGGAACTGTCGGAGTTTCCACAGAGAGTGGCCGAGACCGGCCGAGACCCGCGAACGAGAGGAGGAGCACTGCTGCCTAATGGAACAT ATGCGGAGCTGGAGCAGATCGACTTCATCGACAGCtgtgtgggggaggaggaggaggaggggcggAGTCGAGGCGGAGGTGGCGGGGACACCTCCAGTCTGAGCTCTCAATTCATGGCGTACATCGAGAGACGCATCACCAGAGAG GGTTCTCCAGTCAAATCCAATTCGTCCAGGACGGAGGACACGAGAAGACtcaacag gagtGTGGTCGATGGTGTCACTGCACCCTCTACCACTCAAACTCAG agaggaggggtggagCGAATAAGGAGGGAGGCTCAGCTCGCCGCTCTGAGGTACGAcgaggagagacagaagaacCGCTCTGTCGCAAGTCACACCAAG tatAAAGCAGCTCAGAGTCCAACAAAGTCCAGTCCAGACAGTGAg GGTGAAGACAGAGCAACTCTGTCTCCTACAG CCAATCAATCACCTTCTTACCCCAGCTCAGGGGGCGGGACTTCCTGTCGAACAGCCAGTCTAAGGCCAGAGAGCTTCCTGTTTCGCCTCGGTCTgaaagaagaaaggaggaaag gggatgatgctgctgctgctcctcctcctcagaacCAGGAGGAGGCTTCTGCTGCTCCGCCTCTGGTTGGAGAAGATGCTGAGCTGGTGGATCAGCTCAGAAAG AACATCGAGGCTCGTCTCAAAGTGTCGTTGCCAAGCGACCTGGGAGCAGCTCTGACTGATGGCGTGGTGCTGTGTCACCTGGCTAATCATGTGAGACCGCGGTCCGTCCCCAGCATCCACGTCCCCTCCCCTGCTGTG CCTAAACTCACCATGGCCAAATGTCGACGAAACGTAGAAAACTTCTTGGAGGCATGTCGCAGGATCGGAGTcccacag GACAGTCTTTGTTCGGTGGGGGAGGTCCTGGAGGGGAAAGGGGGTGGGGTTTATGGGACAGTGGGCATGTTGCTCTCTGTGGCCCACCCCCCGACCAGCCCCTCCCCTCGGGTCCAGTTGGCTGGCTTCGCCCTCTTCTACCTGTCAATCATGTTGGTGCTGTGTGTGATCTACGTCCACCTGACACCAAACGTCTGA
- the lrch3 gene encoding DISP complex protein LRCH3 isoform X1 — protein MAASVLLGSADNTGLSFTVGGGAGNVLVGNNNGLGTVGPAPWNRSLDRALDEASATGCLNLSGRKLKEFPRSAANHDLTDTTRADLSRNRLSELPLDVCLFVSLESLNLYQNCLRSLPDSLLNLQALTFLNLSRNQLSVLPVVICSLPLKVLIACNNKLVSLPEEVGQLRHLTELDVSCNEIQMLPSQMGQLEALRDLNIRRNHLVRLPPELAELPLVRLDFSCNKVTSIPVCYRRLTHLQTIVLDNNPLQTPPAQICIKGKVHIFKYLNLEASKTTPDLPDYDRRPLTFSSCVDELYPGRPYGALDSGFNSVDSGDKRWSGNEPTEELSEFPQRVAETGRDPRTRGGALLPNGTYAELEQIDFIDSCVGEEEEEGRSRGGGGGDTSSLSSQFMAYIERRITREGSPVKSNSSRTEDTRRLNRSVVDGVTAPSTTQTQRGGVERIRREAQLAALRYDEERQKNRSVASHTKYKAAQSPTKSSPDSETVYPSRRCTHTDDSALFMGEDRATLSPTANQSPSYPSSGGGTSCRTASLRPESFLFRLGLKEERRKGDDAAAAPPPQNQEEASAAPPLVGEDAELVDQLRKNIEARLKVSLPSDLGAALTDGVVLCHLANHVRPRSVPSIHVPSPAVPKLTMAKCRRNVENFLEACRRIGVPQDSLCSVGEVLEGKGGGVYGTVGMLLSVAHPPTSPSPRVQLAGFALFYLSIMLVLCVIYVHLTPNV, from the exons ATGGCGGCCTCGGTGTTGTTGGGGTCTGCGGACAACACCGGACTCAGCTTCACGGTGGGAGGCGGCGCCGGTAATGTTTTGGTTGGGAACAACAACGGACTGGGGACGGTGGGGCCGGCGCCCTGGAACCGATCACTGGACCGGGCACTGGACGAAGCCTCGGCCACCGGGTGTCTGAACCTCAGCGGCAGGAAGCTGAAGGAGTTCCCCCGGAGCGCCGCTAACCACGACCTGACGGACACCACCAGGGCCG ATCTGTCTCGTAACCGTCTGTCGGAGCTTCCTCTGGacgtttgtctctttgtgtctctggagAGTTTGAACCTTTATCAGAACTGTCTGAGGTCTCTGCCCGACAGTCTGCTCAACCTGCAGGCCCTGACCTTCCTGAAcctcag tcgtAACCAGCTGTCTGTCCTCCCTGTGGTCATCTGCAGTCTTCCTCTGAAGGTTTTGATCGCCTGCAACAACAAACTGGTTTCACTGCCAGAAGAAGTTGGGCAACTGAGACATCTCACTGAGCTG GATGTGAGCTGTAACGAGATCCAGATGTTACCGTCTCAGATGGGTCAGCTGGAGGCGCTACGAGACCTGAACATCAGGAGGAACCACCTGGTCAGACTGCcgccag agtTGGCGGAGCTCCCTCTGGTGCGTCTGGATTTCTCTTGTAACAAAGTGACGTCCATCCCTGTCTGTTACCGACGACTCACACATCTGCAGACCATCGTCCTCGACAACAACCCACTGCAGACGCCTCCTGCACAG ATCTGTATTAAAGGTAAGGTCCACATATTTAAGTACCTGAACCTGGAGGCCAGTAAGACGACCCCTGATCTCCCAGACTACGACAggcgacctctgaccttcagcTCCTG tgtggatGAGCTGTACCCAGGACGTCCATACGGAGCACTTGACTCAGGATTCAACAGCGTCGACAGTGGAGACAAACGGTGGTCGGGGAACGAG CCCACAGAGGAACTGTCGGAGTTTCCACAGAGAGTGGCCGAGACCGGCCGAGACCCGCGAACGAGAGGAGGAGCACTGCTGCCTAATGGAACAT ATGCGGAGCTGGAGCAGATCGACTTCATCGACAGCtgtgtgggggaggaggaggaggaggggcggAGTCGAGGCGGAGGTGGCGGGGACACCTCCAGTCTGAGCTCTCAATTCATGGCGTACATCGAGAGACGCATCACCAGAGAG GGTTCTCCAGTCAAATCCAATTCGTCCAGGACGGAGGACACGAGAAGACtcaacag gagtGTGGTCGATGGTGTCACTGCACCCTCTACCACTCAAACTCAG agaggaggggtggagCGAATAAGGAGGGAGGCTCAGCTCGCCGCTCTGAGGTACGAcgaggagagacagaagaacCGCTCTGTCGCAAGTCACACCAAG tatAAAGCAGCTCAGAGTCCAACAAAGTCCAGTCCAGACAGTGAg accgTTTACCCCTCCAGACGCTGCACCCACACAGATGACTCCGCCCTTTTCATG GGTGAAGACAGAGCAACTCTGTCTCCTACAG CCAATCAATCACCTTCTTACCCCAGCTCAGGGGGCGGGACTTCCTGTCGAACAGCCAGTCTAAGGCCAGAGAGCTTCCTGTTTCGCCTCGGTCTgaaagaagaaaggaggaaag gggatgatgctgctgctgctcctcctcctcagaacCAGGAGGAGGCTTCTGCTGCTCCGCCTCTGGTTGGAGAAGATGCTGAGCTGGTGGATCAGCTCAGAAAG AACATCGAGGCTCGTCTCAAAGTGTCGTTGCCAAGCGACCTGGGAGCAGCTCTGACTGATGGCGTGGTGCTGTGTCACCTGGCTAATCATGTGAGACCGCGGTCCGTCCCCAGCATCCACGTCCCCTCCCCTGCTGTG CCTAAACTCACCATGGCCAAATGTCGACGAAACGTAGAAAACTTCTTGGAGGCATGTCGCAGGATCGGAGTcccacag GACAGTCTTTGTTCGGTGGGGGAGGTCCTGGAGGGGAAAGGGGGTGGGGTTTATGGGACAGTGGGCATGTTGCTCTCTGTGGCCCACCCCCCGACCAGCCCCTCCCCTCGGGTCCAGTTGGCTGGCTTCGCCCTCTTCTACCTGTCAATCATGTTGGTGCTGTGTGTGATCTACGTCCACCTGACACCAAACGTCTGA